A stretch of DNA from Oryza brachyantha chromosome 9, ObraRS2, whole genome shotgun sequence:
TCTGTTCGTCAATATTTTTAGTTGGTAGTGAGAGTAATGGTTCAAATATGCATACAACTTTCTCAATCACAAGTAACTCAATCTATAAAAGCTAAACCAGTGttgaaataagaaaatttcaaaGGAAACATTAGGCAAGTGGATTTCATTTGTTTACCAAAATGTATAAGACATTTACCTCAGTAACAACTCCAGGACCTTCACTTTTATCATCATCTAAGTCTGAGATGGAAGCCAAATCTTTACTTGGATTGTTCCTTGAAAATACATCAGCAGGTTTCTCATAAGTAACCTCTGAAATTTCACTAGCTCTTGATCTAACCTGCTCAGCTTTCTCAGAGCGTTGGCATGACTGGGAACTACTGGAACTTTGATAAAAGTATTGTAGTATACAATCCGGACAGCCAGAAACATCAAGATGGAGATTTTTAAGGTTTAGTAGTGATTCAGGTAGTGCTTTAAGTCCAAGACATTGCGACAAATTAAGAGACTCTAAACTACTAAGCTTGTCAAAGCACGGTGGCAAATACTCAAGCCTAGAGCAGTTTGAGAGATCTAAAAACTGAAGAGAAGTAAGGAATTCAAGGGATTCCAGCAGTTTAAGGTCAGAACAATATGAAAGATTTAGGTTTTTCAGATAAACAAGTTGGCCAAATGATTGGGGTAATACCTCAAGTTTCAAACATTTTGACAGATTTAAATACTGAAGTGAATGGATCTTGCCAAAAAAGTCAGGCAACACTTGGAATTCGAAACCACTTAAGTTAAGATCCACCAGAGAACAAAGGGTAGAAAATGATTCAAAAAATCTGATAGGTAATGTCGAAAGCTTAGAACATCCAGAAAGATTCAAGAAACGGAGTTTGGTGAGGTTTTCAAGAGATTCAGGAAAACTAGTAACTTCAGGACAGCATGACATGTTTAGGTAATGTAGATCATGCAGCAAATGAAGGCTATCCACTCGTTGAAGTTTCTGGCAACCTTGGAGACTCAAATAATTCAGCCTTTTTAAGTTGCTTATAAAGGGTGGCAACTCTGTAAGTTCAGTATCTGAAAGATCCAACATTTGTAACTTATGAAAGCTACTAATTTGCAGAGGGAGTGCCGTAATAGATAAAGATGAAGCATCAAGGTATCTCAGTTGTTTCAGCTGAAAAATCGGCGATGGAATATCTTTAACAGAACATCCACTGAGATCCAAAACACGCAGGTACTTGTTTGCTGAAAGAACTTCACTAACATGCTCTAAATCTGCACGACCATTCTTGAAAATCAGTGACCTTGCCTTGGAAGGCCACGCCTTGCGATCTATTGACTCTAAACTTGAAGCAGACACCTGTGCATAACGGTAATCACAATATTTGGCATTACGCTCATTCTCGGCATCTAAAATAACAAGGATATCTTCACCAGCAACCGATCTAGCAAGATCATGTGCCAAGTTATGCATGCGGAGCATTTCCTCAGATGCACTGGATCTTTCTGCACCATTCTGTAGAGGAAAACAATGTTACTAGTGTGTTGAGATGTTGATATATGGAAATTCTATCATGGTTCATCTTCTTACTAAAGCTTGTTgagaatttagaaataaaataacagtATAAGATATTCTATTATGTTTATGCATTATTTAGATGGAGATATCTAAGCACATTCTAGTTAAATTCATCGGTTAGGATATGTACAGGAGGAAACAACTAATAACAAAAGTATGCACACAAGTTGTTGCAGAAGGTAAAGAAGAAACCATGAACTTACCTGAGACCTCTCTAAAACTTGAAGGAAATAGATTGCTTTAAGTTCATCAACATATTTCTCTGCAGTTACATCAAGTGGCAAGGTTCCATGTTTGGACTCAATCATGTCAAGTGCAATCCATTGCTGAATAAGTTTCTTCTTTTCTATAACAGTTCCTTTAGGGAAGATTGAACAATATACAAAGCATAATCTTAGTTCATGGggcatattataatatattatcttgAATGATGGAAATAGTGGTGAAATTTTGTCTTCTGGATAATCTTCCTCTATCTTCCACATTTCTTCATCCTTTGCAGCTCGCCAAATCTCACTCCTTTGTCGTTGAGCATTCACCACAGAACCAAGAAAGTTGGTTACCAAGGGTGAGCCTTCGCACCTTCTAATGATTTCTTCTCCATATTCCCTGAACAGTGGGTCAGCCAGACCTGTCATTGCCCTTTGAgagaatatttttaaacaatcaTCTTCAGATAAAGAGGCCAACTTGTACAGTGGAACAGTAGAAATCAGCTTAGCAACTTTATCACTATGAGTGGTCACTATGATCTTGCTTTCTGTGTGTCTACCTGTGAGCAACATCTGCTTCAATTCATTCACTTCTTCATCTTTTCCCCAAAGGCTATCTAATACGATCAGGCAGCTATATTTATTTAGCACACGTTGAACAGCATTCTTAACTGACTGCAACTGCATATTTCCCTCAATTTTTTCTGTAGTTTGTGAAACTATATCTCTCCCAATTTTTTCAAGATTGATATTACCCATGGAAACATGAACCCATATTCTGAAGTTGAATGCCTCTGTTCTTGTATCATTGAAAACTAACTGTGCAAGGCTTGTCTTCCCAAAACCTACAGGCCCAACTATGGGTATAATAGAAAGCTCTTCAGCATCATTTTGCATTAAAATATCTATGATACGATCCAAGTCTGCATCCCTCCCGACAATTGCAATGTCTGTATTTCTGTATGATGTTGTTTGCTTCCCCTCGAATTTCACTGCTGAGTTGATATGTGAAAGGAAATGATACTGATTGGGCAAGTGCTGCCTTTGCTGTAAAATGTCTCTCTTGGATTTCATCTTATAAACCATGCTACTTTTCAGAAGCATTGGATTGGAGAGCGAGCAGAACAATGAGCCCTGTAAATTTACCAACATACTAACATCAAAGAACTCTTCATCATgaaatatattcaatattttgATAACGGTGTTGCTGGAAGCACAAAAAGGGGGacagttaaataaaaaaggctGGACAGTGGGGAGGAACACAATGTCAATTTTATCAAGTAGGGTAAATATGTTCTGGAGAGTCAAGCGCAGCGATGAGCAGCATGCCCGGCTGCTCTTTGCTATGTGCAGTCTCGGACAGCAAAGTAAGCGCTAATGCAGCCAGGAGGCAATGAGGGCATAGCCCTACATGGCTGATAGTTGCACAGTTCTTTCTTACTGTACAAAGCTTGCATTTTCTCATATAATACAAAAGATATTATTCACATGTCCTACAAGTTTTTCATCCCTTACTCTCTAGCCCCACTCAAGCAAATTTACATTCTACAGATAAGTTAGACATAAGTATTCGGCTTATCTCTCGCTGTTACCGGTAACAGAAATTTCttaacaaaaggaaaaatgcaTACAATCTTCTGGAGATCCTATCTATCCGTAATTCCGTAGCATGGTACAGAGGAATCTCCTTGCTATTACTCAAACAAGAATGAAACCTATGCTTGCATATTCATCCATAGGGAAAATCGGATATATAATTGTTGGAATAACTTAAACGGTGGATAATCCATTGTGTTAAATTGTATAGGCTGGTCAACTGATAGGCTAGGCAAACAAGTCATTCTAACGACGCACCTACTGAAATTgatccaaacaccacctaattcCAAAAATCAAATTGAAACCTGCAACAGAAATTCTTCTGGACAAAAGAAAGGGGATCTTTTCATTACCTTCTGAGCATAGCCTCCCCCGTCAAACTGCTCCTTGGAAGAGTAGTACCCATCAACGATGTCTTCGATATCGTAAGCCAGGGACTTGATCTGGCCGAGCCAGTGCCGCAGGTTGGCCCTGTCGCTCCCAAAGGAGTTGTTCTCCGCGTTTTTCAGAAGGGTTTCCAGGTACACAAGGGTGTCCTTTATGCCCTCCAAATCGTCGCTGAAATTGCAGCACAGCTTCACCTCCCCCTGCGCGACGCCGACGATGTCGTTGATCTTGCGGGCGACCTGGCTCACCGCCGCGGCCACAAGCATCTCGGCGCCAACCATGCCTACAACGGAACGGAGGTTGAGGACCGGAGGAAGAAGACCAATATGCTGTTGTGAAATGGGGGACGGGGAAAGATGAGAATGCGGAGCCTACTGTTGACTGTTGAGAGTCGACGACTAGTAGTTAGCTGATTGAAGAATCTCGGCGCCAACCATGGCTGGCAACGGAGGGGCACGAGGACGTGGTTAGTtatggaaaattttttatatttggttaTTGCATAGTAGGATATacgaatatatatttaaaatattaaatacagtctaataacaaaataaattagatttCATTAGGAACATGTAGGAGTGGATAatgagctggctcggctcgatTCGacttggtctagctcgttaagataacgagctggatAACAAGCTAAAAACCTAGATCGGCTCGACTTGTTGGAAAGCTCGTGCTGGCTCATTAGGCTCTTGAGCCAACGGCGGCACGACTAGCAGAGGGCAgaggcggcgctggggagtcggcgacgacggcggcacgaCTAGCAGAGGGCAgaggcggcgctggggagtcggcgacgacggcaagtTGGCGGCGACAGATGCGGCAATGACAGGATCATGAGGCGGCATTGGCGTCGATGGGATCCGATGGTGGCGGCAACGTCGATGGAATCCGATGGCGGCGGTAGCGTCGACGGGATCCGATGGCGGCGGTAGCGTCGACGGGATCCCACGGCTGTGGTAGCGTCGACGGGATCCAGCTACGGTGGCGTCGACGACGGGATCCTACAGTGGCAGCGTCGACGACGGGAtccggtggtggcggcgtcgtCAACGGGATCCGGTAGGGGCAACGTGGAAGCGCCAATGACGGACCAACGGTGGTGGCGATTGAAAgtcgacggagacggcgggcTAGCGGTGGAGGGGAGTCATCGGCAACGACATCTTGCCAACGGCGGCTAGGAGAAAGGAGCTAGGAGCGGCGGCTGGGTCACGGTCTCAGGGGGTAGGGGAGGCAATGATTTTACTAGGGTTTGTTTACTTTTTGGGCTTTGAGCAGTTGAGTATTTGGCCCGTGGGCCTACTTGTCTCTAGCTCATTAATCTCACGAGCTGCTCGCGGCCTAGCTCGAGCTGGcccgttatctctaacgagctaaaatgccaGCTCGTCTCGTTAGGAAAATAAAACGAGTCGAGCCAAGCTGGTCACGAGTTGAGCGAGCTAATAAGCCACGAGGTTCCAGTCCACCCCTAGGAACATGTGAGACGGATttattaagcataattaatctatcattagcaaatgtttactgtagcaccacatTGTCAAACCATGAcgtaattaggcttaaaatattcgtctcgtaaTTTACACGCAATATGTCTAATTgattttttcctatatttaatattctataTACGTGTCCAAACGTTCAATATAACAAcgtgaaattttttgttttgaactaaacaggcctGACCTGAAGAGGGAGAATTGAAGAATCTAAGGTCTatgtaattttaaaaagttttcctaaaaacatcatatcgaatttttgacacctaaatgaggcattaaatatacattgatattaaaactaattacacagttatatggaaaatcatgagatgaatcatttgagcttaattagtacatgattagccataagtgctacagtaacccacttatgctaatgacggattaattaggctcaaaagattcgtatcgTAGTTTCTTGccggaatctgtaatttgtatcgtaattagactacgtttaatacttcggacatatttatatccgatgtgatgtttttgaaaaataatttttgcaaTCTGAACGGGGTCTAAAGTGAaataagggggtgtttggatgataaaattttttggggaAGAAGTCATATTGAATGTTTGActggaaggagttttcggacatgaatgaaaaaatgaattttacatctcggctggaaaccgcaagacaaatcttttgatcctaattatgccctcattagcacatattggttactgtagcacttatggctaatcatggactaattagtctcaaaaaatccgtctcacgatttttcacgtaactgtgcaattagtttgttgattcatctatatttaatgcttcatttagatgtccaaagattcaatgtgatgcttttggaaaaaaatttgggaactaaggccttgtttagtttgaaattttttttgcaaaaacatcacatcaaatatttagacacacatttaaagtattaaacgtagtctaattacaaaataaatttcagattccgcctgaaaaccacgagacgaatcttttgagtctaattaatccgtcattagcacatgttggttactgtagcacttatgactaatcacatgctaattaggctcaaaagattcgtctcacgattttttccataactgtgtaattaattttagtgttcaagtatatttaatgcttaatttaggtatccaaagattcgaggtgatgtttttgaaaaaaaaattgggaactaaacatggcctaaacaAGACCGTTCCCAAACATGGCctaaacaagacctaagaggtgtttagattgagaaaatttttgggagaagtgtcacgtcaaatgtttgatcggatgtcggaagaggtttttggacatgaatgaaaaaacgaatttcacgactagcctagaaaccgcgagatgaatcttttgagcctaattaatccgtcattagcacatgttggttactgtagcacttatgactaatcatggactaattagactcaaaagattcgtttcaagatttctttcgtaactgtgcaattagctttttggttcatctatatttaatgctttatttatgtgtcaaaaaattcgatgtgatgtgtttgaaaaaaaatttaggaactaaacgatGACTAAGGTTATGACCGTACGGCAAAACGGCGTGGACTTTTTGAGCAGAACTCTCTCcgtaaaaatgaatttaatatTAACATGTGACATatcttaatataataaatctagaaagtGGTTTGTCTGAATCAGTAGGATGTATCCTATCTATCTATTACTAGGTTGAATTTTATGGGACGGATAAAGTACTTGAGCATAGACGAGTAgtttatctcaaaataaatggGTGATTGACAAAcgacatatgtataaatagaaataattttgtaataaaaattttatatacatattcttaacgatctaaaagcaaagttagaaaaataaatttttttaaaaaactctaaattagataaaaaattaaattttaatggtAAACCAAAATGATTTATGAAGGGAGGAAGTTGTAAAAAAACCGATTATAAGTTCAATCAATACTCTTAGGCCCTGCTTAGTTtgcgaaaagaaaattttggataTTAAATCAGACGCTTGACCGGATGTCCGAAGGAGTATTTCGAcacgaatttcatagcttgctggaaatcgtgagacgaatcttttgagcctaattaatccgtcattagcacatataggttactatagcacttatggctaatcacagactaattagactcaaaagattcgtctcatgatttttctcctaattatgcaattagttttttttatctatgtttagtgtagttcaaaaattcgatgtgatgttttaggaaaaaaatgggaactaagagcatcttcaagagatgtctaaaattgatctctaaagctgaattttgaaaattgagctagaaaatatatctccaacggattaccaaatacattcgtaatatttacacatgcctAAAATTATCTCATTTGTgtcctaaaattttagagatatATCATTCTGATCCAGATGTCATTGACTCACGCGGGCCCTACATGTTATTGACATACCAATGGCATATCTTcaactttataaaattataatgatacgttTGCAAATTTCTTTGATGAAATAAGTTCTTGCCTATAGCCTTCTTATTTGTTGTTCCGTTTTCCGATAATTGACGGTATTAATTCTCcgattcaaatttcaatatactatactatatgataagttaaaattttcatgattAGATTAATTTTGCGTCCTATTTATCGCTATCCCCtaaattttagggtttctCTCCTCCTTGGCGACGCCCTGGAGTTCCACCCTCGCATTTTGAATCTGTGTCGAGTTTTGGCCTGGATTCGATTGGGAATCAATCTACGGCGTTTTTTCTTCTAATCAACATGAAGACGGAGGACTAATCGCTGGTTCTCATGCGAGTGTAACTTCTGCGATGGGGAGTCCGAAGTCAGCGAAACCTAAAGGATCTGCAGCAAGCCAGGAAGACGAAACAAAGGATGATATTGAGTCGCTTCTGGAAAGTTTGGATCTCAGGAAGGATGAGGAGGACGTGGAATTGGAGGAAGATCTCCAAGAGCTGGAGGCAGATGCCCGCTGGTTAGCCCTAGCTAGGGTTCATACAGAGAAAGTCTTTAGCCATAGTGCTTTGTTCGGCAGCATGCGATCTGCATGGAATTGTGTGAAAGGGGTTGATTTCAGGGCCATGAAAGATAATCTATTCTCAGTCCAATTCAAATGTCTTGCTGATTGGGAGCGAGTTATGGAGGAAGGACCATGGATTTTCCGTGGATGCCTAGTTCTTCTCGCCGAATAAGATGGTTGGTCAGAGATTGAATCTGTATCTCTTGAGACCTTCCCTACTTGGGTTCAGATTCATGTTCTgaacgaaaaaaaatagaacatggAGTATTACGACTCAGTTAGTTTGTAAAGCGGGGACTGTCATCAAACTTGATGAAGCATCGGTGAAAGCAAGCGGTGATGGTGTTAGAGTAAGGGTAAAACTGGATGTTCGTAAACCCCTGTTACAAATGGCGAGTACCACTCTAAATAAGAAGAAGTGGTATTTCTGCCTATGAGAAGATGCCGGTTTTCTATGGAATCTGCGGACTGGTGGGTCATGTTACTAAGGAGCATGGTGATGGTGTGCACCCTCCGGAGGCTATACAATTTCCTGCTCCTGAATTTAGAAGATCAggggaattgatttttttggaggCGGGAGAAGAGACGAGGACAAGGAAGAGGAAGGGAATGGAATGGTTGTTTTAACCGAGCTGAATCTAATATGGCGTATGTGTTGATTAAATGGGCTAGGCCCatttaagtttaattaaaatcccATTAGCCCACAATCAATGGTAGAGACATTAATATTACCTTGGAGAATTAAAGTGGAGAATCTCGACTTAAATAAAGAGTCAGTGGAGACTCTTTATTGACTGGTTGAAATGGTAGGAAGACCGCCACACGCGCACGCGCGTGCGCCGAGCCGTCCGGTCCGGGACATGGCGCGGTGCGGCGTCGATCGGATTGGATTGGATCGGCTGGCTGCTGCGCCCCCCGCCTTCCTTTTGCAACGGCTGGGAATTTAAGAAAAGGATATTCGAATCTCCGTGATTGCCTCCCGTAATGTCCGCATCGATAATTGCGTGGTAATCACGTAACAGAATCAGGGGGCGCGAGATTCGGCTTCCAtattctccttcttcctcccaAGGTCAGTTGCAAGCTCTCCTCCATTGTTTTGCTCTCCTCTCTGGTTATGTGTTCTTACGTTGTTCTTCTTGTTTCCCTGGTCCTATTCACTTGCACCCACGAGTGTTCGTGACGACCATTTAGTGTACCCTTGGCATAGCTGATAGCTCTGGGCATGGTGATGATGAGTTGACCATACTGCTGCCATGACGGTGCAGCTCCGGAAGATGCAATGATGTGGCGTTGATAATTGGGGCATGTCCGGGCCTTCTCTACCCTTGTGCTTGGCTAGTTGGTTGCCTAACTACGTGAATGCTAGCACACTGGTTTGTCATCCAACAGAGTCCTGATGACGATATATTAGGGCATAGAGTTCGGCTGGTACCAAGGTACGTGTGAGACTATATCCACAAGAGAAGAGATAGGGATTTTTATGCTGGCTCGAGCCTTTTGATGTCGGGTAATAGCCCTACCCAAGTCAGCCAAAgcctatttttctatttatatgatGTTGGTGAGATGTAGAAGAATACAAGACATGGACTCCCCTCTCAACTCTCAACTAGACTACCCTCTCCTTATTGTCGACCAAGTCGACATGTACTATATGGATTTGATCTCAATGTAGACACTTCCTGATCTTGGAATCCGGTGACTTGTGTATCTCTTGTTCGTTCTCCCCTATGCACCTAGGAGGTCTTTGTATCTATACCACATAATCCTTCCTTAGAAATCTTAATACATACTCGAACCCAACTAAGGATAGTCATGTCCACGTACGACTATGTTCTGATTAGCCATATTTGATTTGAAGTAGGTAGGCCTAAATGCACATACAATAATGGTATGTAGTGTTCTcgcatatacattaatatagtATTATAGGGTATAATATACCTATAACACTGGCACCGGGTGGTGGGGAACTTGGCCCATAGCGGCAACATTCTGGTTGtcggggtggtggtggatgaGGGTTGATATGGCTATTGGTGACCTAATGGTCAAATCCATTGCCCTTTGGATGTGCGAGACGGCTGGAGCATGAATGGAAGATGACATGTGATGAGGACATTACTCCTTCGGATAAACACAATAATCATCCATTGACCATTCAAGGCCTAATTACAAGAGGTCGCGCACGATAATTGAATATACATATGAGCTCATTCCTAAGTTTTTCTTTGTATGCTTTTGAGGATAGATTGCTacctaataattatattattattaggaACAATGGAAAGGACAAGGAGACACTTAGGGAGGGACTCAGAGGCGTGGAGGACCAGCAAAGACGTTCAAATCAATATAGAGGTCTAAACCAAGTTGACTTTGAGAACGATTTAGAGTCCAAGATCAGTTTGTACTAAAACGAATGCCCATGTCGCATACAGGCTCGGACTGGGGCGTTCTTTATATGGATAGAAAGCTAAGAAGATAAACTTTCTAATGGTTCTGGTCCCATGgccaaattaattttgagtcAACGAGAATCGTCCGAACAAGTTGATGTTTAGAATCTGTCCCGATGGTGCGTCGTGGAATTTTATGCCTCTGAGTCGTGTACCGTGTTGAAGTCTATTAGGTTTGTGTCAAGGGGTGTTGCATGACCCTGAACTCTATCTATTAGTAGCCGCCGCCATAGTTAGGGATTGAGTTTTActtagattaatttgtttagaaCAGTTTCGTTGTTTGTTCGATTTGTGAGACCCCAACTTGTGAGTTTAGTTATTCATCTGTAATTTGGTTGCAAActatcttgttcttgtttatgTTCTTCGATTTGCAAGCATGGATTAGCCTTCTCGGCGAGATCAACCATGTTTCGACATGGTTGATAACCAGAGAAGACGTGGTGCTGCGATTGCAGGGGTCAAGGACGCGTTTGTTTAGAAGCCAGATTGAGTTGTGTTGTGACTCCATCAAATTGAGTGATTATCAGAACCTTTCGAAAGATCGAGAACTCTTGCCCACATCAACATGCTCGTGTACCGGCGACGGCTGGGGCACAATGCTAGATCTAGAACCTaagtgctaatgaatctaaggTGTCTGTGTTCAATTCCATTTGATTAACaacaagttgtgttcgaggggCTTCTTAGCTGTCATTGGATGACGTCGACATGCAAGGCACTATAGGCCAAGAGCTATCGGATCTAGATCGATTAGATCTAGTTGAAGGTATGGCAGCGTGGCTAAGAAACCGGTTAGAGGTGGATAGAACATGGATGTGAAGTACATGAGTTTGGCTCATGCTTTAAGATTGGCTCAGTACGgtttatatacattaatacatatttatgtATAGATGAGTAAGAAGATCTGTTTGAGATTATAACACGATTTAAATTATCTATGTGTTGTGCTGCCATTGGGTTGGACTTAGCTAATATGGTAGGCTTTGAAAAAACGTCGGCCAAGAAATGCGTTAGGTCACATAATAATGCAGAAAAAAAGGTCACAGAGACACATGAACATTCATAATCCAGGAGAATCTCAAACCAAGTTGAATGAGTAGGGTAACTATAATAAATCATCTTATGGGTATAACTATCAAATTTAGGGTAACATGTAGGGTGGCTTTTGCAGTTTCCTCTTTATTTTAAGCAAGCAACAACCGAAGATGCCTTTTCGTTTGTCTTTTGGAGCATGTTGGCCATTTGGCCGTTGCAATACTGAATTTGGTAGATTTACGCAATAATAAGTTTGGAATTTGGTATAACAGGTTGTTAAGACGCACATGGGTTTCCATCGAGCATATTTAaatgggtttttttatcatcttttaaGTAACTTAAGATactaagaattttagtataaatttttggtatatcAAAATACCACACttgtaaaaagtgtggtactttaagtt
This window harbors:
- the LOC102712657 gene encoding putative disease resistance protein RGA1 isoform X1, whose product is MVGAEMLVAAAVSQVARKINDIVGVAQGEVKLCCNFSDDLEGIKDTLVYLETLLKNAENNSFGSDRANLRHWLGQIKSLAYDIEDIVDGYYSSKEQFDGGGYAQKGSLFCSLSNPMLLKSSMVYKMKSKRDILQQRQHLPNQYHFLSHINSAVKFEGKQTTSYRNTDIAIVGRDADLDRIIDILMQNDAEELSIIPIVGPVGFGKTSLAQLVFNDTRTEAFNFRIWVHVSMGNINLEKIGRDIVSQTTEKIEGNMQLQSVKNAVQRVLNKYSCLIVLDSLWGKDEEVNELKQMLLTGRHTESKIIVTTHSDKVAKLISTVPLYKLASLSEDDCLKIFSQRAMTGLADPLFREYGEEIIRRCEGSPLVTNFLGSVVNAQRQRSEIWRAAKDEEMWKIEEDYPEDKISPLFPSFKIIYYNMPHELRLCFVYCSIFPKGTVIEKKKLIQQWIALDMIESKHGTLPLDVTAEKYVDELKAIYFLQVLERSQNGAERSSASEEMLRMHNLAHDLARSVAGEDILVILDAENERNAKYCDYRYAQVSASSLESIDRKAWPSKARSLIFKNGRADLEHVSEVLSANKYLRVLDLSGCSVKDIPSPIFQLKQLRYLDASSLSITALPLQISSFHKLQMLDLSDTELTELPPFISNLKRLNYLSLQGCQKLQRVDSLHLLHDLHYLNMSCCPEVTSFPESLENLTKLRFLNLSGCSKLSTLPIRFFESFSTLCSLVDLNLSGFEFQVLPDFFGKIHSLQYLNLSKCLKLEVLPQSFGQLVYLKNLNLSYCSDLKLLESLEFLTSLQFLDLSNCSRLEYLPPCFDKLSSLESLNLSQCLGLKALPESLLNLKNLHLDVSGCPDCILQYFYQSSSSSQSCQRSEKAEQVRSRASEISEVTYEKPADVFSRNNPSKDLASISDLDDDKSEGPGVVTEPSATRGMVQRISGNQLPSSSSDFSSFASSSSAPFASSSSDTSTSEHPVSNEEAPALTGSQSSEKCDNTSMPVRDGLISEDNAPLQLHQQPLQAAAMAAI
- the LOC102712657 gene encoding putative disease resistance protein RGA1 isoform X2, which translates into the protein MVGAEMLVAAAVSQVARKINDIVGVAQGEVKLCCNFSDDLEGIKDTLVYLETLLKNAENNSFGSDRANLRHWLGQIKSLAYDIEDIVDGYYSSKEQFDGGGYAQKGSLFCSLSNPMLLKSSMVYKMKSKRDILQQRQHLPNQYHFLSHINSAVKFEGKQTTSYRNTDIAIVGRDADLDRIIDILMQNDAEELSIIPIVGPVGFGKTSLAQLVFNDTRTEAFNFRIWVHVSMGNINLEKIGRDIVSQTTEKIEGNMQLQSVKNAVQRVLNKYSCLIVLDSLWGKDEEVNELKQMLLTGRHTESKIIVTTHSDKVAKLISTVPLYKLASLSEDDCLKIFSQRAMTGLADPLFREYGEEIIRRCEGSPLVTNFLGSVVNAQRQRSEIWRAAKDEEMWKIEEDYPEDKISPLFPSFKIIYYNMPHELRLCFVYCSIFPKGTVIEKKKLIQQWIALDMIESKHGTLPLDVTAEKYVDELKAIYFLQVLERSQNGAERSSASEEMLRMHNLAHDLARSVAGEDILVILDAENERNAKYCDYRYAQVSASSLESIDRKAWPSKARSLIFKNGRADLEHVSEVLSANKYLRVLDLSGCSVKDIPSPIFQLKQLRYLDASSLSITALPLQISSFHKLQMLDLSDTELTELPPFISNLKRLNYLSLQGCQKLQRVDSLHLLHDLHYLNMSCCPEVTSFPESLENLTKLRFLNLSGCSKLSTLPIRFFESFSTLCSLVDLNLSGFEFQVLPDFFGKIHSLQYLNLSKCLKLEVLPQSFGQLVYLKNLNLSYCSDLKLLESLEFLTSLQFLDLSNCSRLEYLPPCFDKLSSLESLNLSQCLGLKALPESLLNLKNLHLDVSGCPDCILQYFYQSSSSSQSCQRSEKAEQVRSRASEISEVTYEKPADVFSRNNPSKDLASISDLDDDKSEGPGVVTEPSATRGMVQRISGNQLPSSSSDFSSFASSSSAPFASSSSDTSTSEHPVSNEEAPGSQSSEKCDNTSMPVRDGLISEDNAPLQLHQQPLQAAAMAAI